The stretch of DNA GAAGTCAGACAGAACAAGGTCGACATGCAAAATATGAaagaagaattaataaatactataattaatacTGTCAATGACAAAATCAcacaattagaaataaaaaatgaacaaatagAACAAAATTTAGAAAACCAAAAAGCTGCCATAGACAATTTAGAAAGATTCAATAGAAggaaaaacttaatattttttggagTTGAAGAAAACGAAAAAAGCTATCATAACCTAGAGAAAACCATTTTAGATATTATaagaaattctttaaaaatacagtGTGACAATAACTGTATAGAACATGTAAGAAGGCTAGGAAAAAAAGGGGAAAAGATAAGACCAATTATTGTAACTTTACAAACAAtgggattaaaaataaaaatacagcaaaataagaaaaaactaGAATCAACGCCATACTATATTAAAGAAGATTACCCCCTGGATGTCCTAAAAAAACGGAAAGAATTACAATTAGAAGTCGAGAAGGAGAGAAAAAAAGGGAGAAAAGCGTTCCTCAAATACGacaaacttattataataaataatcataacgaTAAAAAACAAGATGAACACAAAGTACCACAagaatatcaaaacaaaaagaGACACTTATCTGTATCACCGGAAACTACAATAAAAACTCTAAAACACAAAGAACAAAGTACAAACCAACcaaaaaagattaataaaactaacaacATGAACAACTATCTTATGAAAGCTCCTGTTCTCTCCTATCAAAAGAAAAACCCAACCACAATGCAAGGCGATAATCAAAATCAAGAGAAGTAGCAACTATCGCCTCCCTCTCTCAGCCTCCCAACACGGCTTGTCACCGCGGGAGACAAAGACTACAACCCTCCAacaaaccaaaaaatatatatatgtacatacaacgTTAGATCTCTATTAAAACCCATACAAATgcaactattaaaatattcccTTACTAATATCAAGCATGACATCATTGGACTCTCTGAAGTAAGACGAAGCGGAAACGATATCATAGaagatgaaaattatatattttgctacACAGGCAAACCAAAGGGACAACACGGAGttggatttttaattaaaataaaatacaaaacgaatATAGACAACTACATAGGAATATCCGAGAGAGTTTGccttttaaatcttaaatttgaaaacttaaaaatagCCATCATACAAGTTTACGCTCCCACTCAAGACGCAACAGAAGAGGAGATAAATACCTTCTATGACCAAATAAATCATGCTAGAAGCCTTACAAAtggaaaagaaataattatgggTGATCTTAATGCCAAAATAGGTCAAAGAAAAAATGAAGAAAACTCTATCATCGGGCCCTTTTGCTACGGCATTAGAAACCAAAGAGGCGACAGATTGGTGCAATATGCAATTGaaaataactttactataaTCAACTCTATATTCAAAAAGAAGATTAATAACCTATGGACATGGATCACACCAGACAAACAAACAAGAAAccaaatagattatattatgagTACCTACCCTAAGCTTTTCCAAAATATAGAAATCTTAAATAACAACACTTTCGCAAGTGATCATCGACTTGTTAGAGCCACGAtacaaattaatagaaaacaaaagaaatgtagAACAAATTTTGGTAGAGCCACATCCTACTTATCTGACATACAAAACCAAACACAGTACTTAACTAATctaacgaataaaataaaaaatatacattgggAAGATGCTGACAATATAGAGACATTCTACTTTAAGTTAGAAACTTGTATTCACCAAAGTTGCAACGAAATTACTACAGAAAAATCGAAACAACatataatatcaaatgaaaCGAAAGAACTTATCAAAAAACGATCAAAACTATTGCATGTATCACGAAAGACACAGAAACAAAGACAGGAACTATCTACACtctttaaaactacaaataaacaattgaaacaAGATTACCAAGATTAtaggttaaaaataatagaGAAAAATCTCCTCAAAACAGGAAGTCAAAAAAGAGCACAAAAACAGTTAAACCAAGATAAAAAGTGGATATCAAGCCTACAGTCAAATACAACTACAAAACCTTTACAAACACGTGAGGATCTAGTAAAAATAGCCTCCGATTTCTACAAAAACTTGTACAATGATGAAAACTACAACCACGAACAAGCATTGATGCAAGAGGAGAGCCAGAGTTATAACTGTGAAATAAATAGTCCTGTCCAACTTTTTAACGctactgaaataataaaaacaattgacaaaTTAAAGAACGAGAAGAGCCCGGGATTCGACAATATTCCTAATGAAGCCTTAAAAATtggaaaacatatattaatccCGCACCTAATCatattgttcaataaaatattggaaGCACAAAAGATACCCCAAAAATGGGCGGAATCAAGAATAACTCTTTTGTATAAGAAAGGTGATCCAACGGATATTGGCAACTACCGTCCAATAAGTCTACTCCCAgcaatgtataaattattcgcAATGTGTCTAGAAAAAAGGATAGAAATAGATATAGAGAAACACCAACCCAAAGAACAGGCGGGATTCAGACCCGGGTTCTCAACTATTGACCATATCCATACGCTAGAGCAAATAGTGGAAAAATATCAAGAATTCAAGACCCCGCTCTACCTAGCGTATGTAGATTATGAGAAAGCATTTGACTCTATATCACATGAGAGCATTTGGCAGGCACTGAAAAACCAAAACATTccgaatatatacataaatataattaaaaacatatatgcgAAAAGCACAAGTCGTGTAAAGCTCGATAGACTAGGACCAACAATTTATATACGCAGAGGTGTGAAACAAGGAGATCCACTCTCACCTAAACTGTTCATTGCTGtcctacaaaatataatgaagGGTTTACAGTGGGAAAGaaaaggaataaatataaacgGCAAGTTTCTCAGCAACTTAAGATTTGCCGACGATATAGTCCTTTTCTCGACGTCATCGAAACAACTGCAAGTAATGCTTAAAGATCTAAGTGACTCTAGCAATACCATTGGTCTACAACTCAACACATCTAAGACTAAAGTAGCTACAAACAGTATAAAAACCCCCATAATAGTAAACCAAACACCAATCGAATATGTCGACAGCTACATATACTTAGGAAAgctcatttcatttaaaaacacacGGCATAAAGATGAACTGGACAGAAGAATTAATATGTCTTGGAAAAAGTTCTGGAGCCTGAAAGAAACATTGAAATCAAAACTTCCATTACATCTTAAGAAGAAAATCATGGACTCATGTATACTACCATGCCTGACATATGGAGCACAGACCTGGATCTacaataaatacacaaaaacaaaaatacgtaCATGCCAGCGCTCAATGGAGAGAAGCATCCTAGGCCTAAAGCTCAAGGATAAACAAAGAAGCAGTGCTATAAGACGCAAAACCAAAGTTATAAATGCGGTAACGCATGCACTGCGGTTAAAGTGGAAATGGGCTGGTCACATGATACGAACGATGAAAGAACGATGGACGAAACTCGTCACAATATGGAAAGGTCCAACAGGCAAGAGAGCTAGAGGCAGACCTATAGACCGTTGGACTGATGACCTACGAAAGGTAGCAGGAGACAACTGGATGGATACAGCAAGAGATAGAGTACACTGGAAACagttggaggaggcctatacccGAGAGGGGCCatgacttaatattaaattactttactattactttttaaactttttttatattaggaaTAGGTCaactttttgtataattattttgaatacttaCTTTAATATGTAGTAGGATTAAgtcaaggaaataaataaaggcttattattattattattattatatttggtcCTTCAAGCCGGATATGGAAGAACAGGATATGGAAAAAGTGTCATGCGAAATACGGATGTAagtacatttgttttaataggGTTAAGGGTGACTAGTGAGGTCACCTCTGATACAAATAGTTGTTGATTCGATTGAACACAACTAATTTGGTTGTTACTTGTGAAATTAAATGCTGCTAGCTATTATGAGGTCTGTAGCGGAATTGTGGatcattcaataaaaaacatatcgaataattatatcaaattatatttgtacatattttacaaataaattaattggactaaacgttctatttattatttacaatgtaaTCACCCTTATCACACATTTTCATTAAGTCCtttactatagtctgttcgcgttaagaatgcagtgagttgtcattgtttaccggcctgactccgccccttgaccaatcaaatcctttttaacagcagggtgaaggtgtatgcacaTTTGTGTtgaaattccaacaaattatatttgttttaaagactaagtataatgaatttaaaaaatacacattaaaataaaaaatcgaatcggggtgaatattcaacaaaattcttaacactatatacaatcgtttgcgaatcttgccatcgcgatgtagaaatttacatattttgacataacgtcatctagtagctataggttacatttattattacgtgtacagcttgaataaattaaatataaatatataaataaacaatatttaaattataaaaataaaaatatcagttaataattaattaaatgtgaacttgactttgtaatttgaaaatatttgattggtcaaagggggcggagtcaggacggtaaagaatgacaactcactgcattcttaacgcgaacagactatagttagAGTAAGTATGTACAATATTCGTTTTACTCTgagttttataacatttttatcgtTCTGGACAGTagttttttacataatacatgctcttggtatataatttgttatatttaatctatcTTTGTAACAACGGCCTAAAATCTTTGAATGGAGAAAGACAAGAAGTCGACAGCAGCGATCACCGTTCGTTGCAACTACAGTCACTAGTGTTATAAGCGTTGGAAAAGGAccaatcaaatcaatatatacatatgtgcagTCAATATTTTACAcaacgtaaatatttatattaatttgggtccactaaaattaatcaatcattTTGTCTTTATTGTCAAGCTATATATTATGGACTAAAACACGATGCCgctttaaatttgaaaacaattCGCTCAGACGACAAAAGTTCGAactattaaactatttattaaaacttcatTCAGAATAACTTGAGAAGTTTTAATTAGAAGCCCGTGACATTTCGTATCGCTTTCTCTTCGTCGCGGGGCGACATCTGACGGTTGGAGTGGAACTCCATGGTGAAGGTGGCCAGGCCCGAGGACAGCGACCTGACAGTCGTGGAGTACCCGAGCAGCTCAGATAGCGGCGCCAAACACTGTATAACCTACAATAAATggacataaatttatgaacaatGTGTATATGTTATCAGCAatctgataattataataactagtTTAGCACAATAGTtttgcataataaaaaaaatactttattgtaatcTAGATTTATAATTTAGACGTATTATTTGGTGTTCCACAGGGGTGTTTTCTAGGACcacttttattcttaatttgtataaatgacCTCCGTAAGAACAGTCAACTCACTTCATTCATTTGTTAAACAATAGCATGGATTTTTGTTCTAAAACTTCAGATTAAATGTATGAGTTGGTAAGCTctctcaataaaaaataaaatactaaatttatttatcgtaacgcataaacaattatatgtatatgtgtccATATATGATTTAGGGAACTGGTGCAGCTATTGTTATAGGCTCGCAGTATATAACCTTATCAGTCATGGCCGCGTTTGAAGAAAATTGTTGCCAGACTACACAATGCGTACTTGAGTTCGTAAGTCATTGAGTCATTCCAAATAGATATTAAAGATGGTAATCATTGGATGCGTCACTCGATACGTATATGGACGATTGTGATTGGATACTGAAATTGCAGCAATAAATTGTAACTGAAGTGCATTAGTGTGGTGACCTTGTTCCCGTGGCGGAGGTGTATGTGCTGCACCTCTGCGCGGCGGCGCGCCAGGTCGGCCAGCAGCCGCGCCGAGTGCGAGTCGGGCACCACCAGCTCCAGAAACATCACCGGCTCCAGCAACACCGTCTCCGCTTCCGAGAACACCTTCGTATTTCAAATTAGTTATAGTTAACGGTACGTGTTAGCGCCTGCCATAAATAGCATAGCAACCTACTCACCTACCACTCATTTTATACGCATGTGACCACATGTTACCGTTCTGGACGGTAATCGCACAATAATTAAGCTGTACATCTCATTGTTCATTCGTTTGCGCCATATCATTGTACCATTCGCTAATAAATTCCCCAACTATACGCACGTCCAATAAAGAGTTCTAATTCTACAAGCATCGAGTTTTCTTTGAACTCAtcttatacaatacaatacagtaCGTAACCCATAAGCTGTGATAAGGTCACATTTCTTAACTATGTATAAATTGTCAATGATTAGtggtttatatttacttttaaaatacgaTCGATATgcttctaaattattttaacgaaaattttaataactgaGTAATTTATTCTACGACTCTTTCTACTTCAGTTCAAGAAATTAAAGTCTTAGTTTATAGTGAGCGTCACCTCACGTCACGTCAGCCTCACCTTTCTGAGACACTGCGCGACGGCGGCCGTGACGGCGGCGTCGGCCGACCCGCGGGACACCTCCAACCAGTGCAGCGTCACCTGTACATCCACCAGCTGCCGGGCGGGAGATATAaatatctctaatcattatatgCACTATGGAATAGTTTCATCTAAATAGATAGCAGTCAAAGAAGATATCGGTATTATTAATACTGGTAGCTATGTGGTCTTGGTATATATCCAAtttcactaataataattaaaatttaagggACATATCTCAAATTGAATCTGTGCAAACAAAAGCTCGCCCACAACGCCTTCGATAGAAGCAAAAGGACGTACACACCATCTCCAATCAACACAAGTGATAAGGGAGGCTGATACTCACGGGGCAGGCGAGGCGCGGTCCGCGCAGCAGCGCCGCCGCCAGCCCGCGCCGCACGGCCTGCTGCTGGCGCGGCCACACCTGCGCTAGTTGCGCCGCGCTCTCCGCCGTGCGGTCCAGCCTGATATCAAACGATATCAAAGTTATACTGATTGCAAACATCGATGTGATCGATCATTTGTATCAAAAAGAAAACATGACCTAAAATTGATCCCTAGGGAACGccattttgtttacaaacaaacaGAAAATAGGAaagattcattttaaatatcgtCATACCGCGCTCTATtccaaaaggtactaaaagtAGCTAATTCTCCCACGACTTGTAACCAAAATTGACCAAAACAACCTATCATCATCTCCTACCTATTGTGTGCCATACCTAAGTAATAATTATCCTATTCGTAATCCACCCTTATTCACTTACTTGAGCACTTTATCCGGAGTGACTCCCTTTAGATGTTTGGCTGACATGGTGACCTTGACCTGCTGACGGGCGTTCCCGATCTTCCGGTCCACGACCAGCGTGTGCTGAGCTGTGCCCACCAGCGACTCCTTGTATGAGATTTGAGGGGGACCGAGCTCCACGTCGATCTTGTATTCACGGATGATGCGTTcctttattatttctaaatgaaGTTCGCCCATACCTGGAAAAACATTTTCGGTACTTTAGGTTTTACTTGAACGATAACATTCGTTAAAAATAACGCACATTTAGCGTGAAAACCTAACTGCAATTCTCTGATTTGAGTCTCGACTATTATTCGGAAAGATGCAACTGCAGAATTTAGGAACTATAGAAGCACAAGCTACCAAGGCCGTTACAAGCAAATCCAGAGCCCGGATCCAAAAAATGATCTTTCTCAGTGATCTTCCTCAACTCTCAAAACTAATTTAGAGACACTGATGGTCCAAGAATTATTTCTTTCCAAAGTTTTACACGCTTTGCACGGACCGGCCAGCACGATCTGGCCCTGGTCGTCGTCGACAACCACGCGCAGGCTGGGGTCCTCGCGCGCCAGCTCCGCCAGTGCTGCCTCCAGCGCCGGCTGCAGCGCCGCGCTGGGCGGCTCCACGCTGCACAGGAACACGGCCTCCGGGACCGTGGCGCCTGAAGCAAATATGaacatttatgttattttcttCCAAGCACACATGTAGATCATATGATGATATTAGTCATTTCCAAGGTTCCCAGGTACATAGTGATATGAACCAAATGTAAAAAACGATCTTACCTATACCAAGCAATTCTTCAGCAATCTCCATAGTTGTAGGTTCCGTGTCCATGGCCTGGAGTCGTAGCCGAGCGCTGGGCATCATCAGCTCCTCCTTAACGACGGGGTCTTTTAGCATCGTGGAGAGCCTGTCCTTCGCTCGGTTGGCTGCGGCCTGGGTAGAGGTGATGAGATCTCCGGACATGGTTGCCTGGAATTTACttacttcataataaatatttttactttttcataaataacatcatcaatattacataatttgaaGTCGTTTCTGAAAATGATTACAATCTTACCTTAAGCGCACTGACCACAGCTATATTCCCACCCGTGACTTTCTCCACCGGTTGGTACTCATCTGCCAAAGCCACGTACAGCAGACCTGTCTGAACACATTGACCTTGAACTCTTTAATCTTGACGACTTATGGAGATGAGCTCTAGTAtgacagaaatattttttgagctgagatggcccagtggttagaacgcgtgcatcttaaccgatgattgcgggttcaagccctggcaagcaccgctatatatatgtgcttacttgtgtttataattcatctcgtgctcggcggtgaaggaaaacatcgtgaggaaacctgcatgtgacaaatttcatcgaaattctgccacatgtgcattccaccaacccgcattggaacagcgtggtggaatatgttccaaactctctccttaatgggagaggaggccttagcccagcagtgggaaatttacaggctgttactgtactgttactgtactgttactgttactttttttttttttatgtcatagatGGCAGGCGGGCAGCGCACCTGattggaaagtgattaccaccacccatggtCATCTGCAACACCCGGGTATTACAAGTACACTTTAACAAATGAGTACGCACTTTTCTTAATGATTCTCAAGTCGTATCAgtatatattttcgttttaaaaaatgGACAATAGGGTTTTTGGTTAAAAGTCATTTTGGTGTGGAAAAAATAATGTGAGGTTTCGAGATAAGTTCACTTACCTGTTCACTCTTGTCTCTCGCTAGGTTATAAATCTTCTGGCCCTTATTTATCTCCCCACTGTAAAGCCTCAGGAATGTCAGAACGCCTCTCTGATCGTCATGCTGCACTTTAAACACTCTCGCCGATAAATCCTTGTCAAAACTCTTGTAGATGCGGTTTCCTTCGAAGGGCGAGGGGAGATATGACACAATACCATCCATCAGTGTTTGAACTCCAATGTTTTTGTACGAACTCCCGCACAGAATAGGAAATGCCTTCATATCTATCGTACATCTCCTGACAGCTTGCGCTATTTCAATACTGTTAATGTTATCCAGAGATTCCTGCTGGATTATTATCTCTGCCAGCTGATCGTCTAGAGAAGAAAGCGTGTCTACGACTTTCCTATGTTCGTTGAGGGATGTTTCCCAAACTTTTCCATCAGACTTTTCCGTGAGTTTACGCCGCGTCAAGTTCTGTCCTCGACCATGTGTCCAAATGACTTCTTCCAGAGTGATGAGATCTATTAAACCTGTACAAATAGTAAATAGGAAACCAATATTGAATTCGTGTTCACTCATTCgaacatcaaattaatttatgtcagAAAGAGATACATCAATGTTTaactaaatatgaaataaaggtAAGgctctatatacatatattggtaCAATCcccataaattacaaataaatttttaccTTACGTATAAGCTGTGACATCTAAAGAtaattatatcaacatgaaCAATCAAATAactcttttttttcatttaccaCAAAAAGGTAAACCTgcgatatttgtaaaaaatatgctgcacaccatcgctcatagacaatgacgctggaagaaatattaactattccttacatcgtcaatgtgtcaccgaccttgggaactaagatgttatgtccattgtgcctgtagttacactggctcactcacccttcagaccggaacacaacaatactgagtactgttatttggcggtagaataactgatgagtgggtggtacctacccagacgggcacaatgccctaccaccagGTTTATGAAAAGACCCTGACGATGATTGTGACCCGAGCAAATAAGAACTTACCGATAAGCTTGCCCTCGTACTGCACCGGCGAGTGCAGCACGAGCGGCGTGACCTGCAGCTTGTCCTGCACGGAGCGGGCGCAGGCGGCCACGTCGGCGTCGCTGCGGTCCAGCTTGTTGAGGTACAGCACGCGCGGCACTCTGTACGTGTCCGCCTGCCGCCACACCGTCAGCGTTTGGGCTTCTACGCCTGTACGAGGATTAACAATATGCTATATTTGTTTTGATGCTCAATATAACTGCTTTCAATATAACTcctcttattaaattattttattttaaataaaacatataattcaataacaataatgttACTTATTCTTCTGGATTctattcttttataattattttttaattcaatattaaaacattattgattCCACAGCAACCATTCTCATAAGTTGGCTATTACTTATCAGAAGCATCAAGGCATATTGTTAGGCACAACTGGTCACAAACAAAAGTAGTATTATGACTATATGGGTTGGAAAATGCAACAGAATAGAAAAAAGAGAGATAATTGAGATAGAGTGGTGTCAACGGTGTTATTAAGGAATGCTAATAAGATTATATATGTGTCAGAAAAACCTAGACATTTTATGAGATGGACCCAGAGGTTGAATTCAGGACCTTACATAAACCATTAGATATATCAGCCACCATTAAATAGTGTAAGTATCGTTCTATGTCTACATAAATCTAGATTGttaaacagataaataatttgaGTGAAACAGATCATGTTGTGGTCAGAAAAACTTACCAGCAGATCCATCTAGTACAACAACAGCACCATCTAACACAGCAAGGCTCTGCTCCACTTCCATTGTGAAGTCAATGTGGCCGGG from Vanessa cardui chromosome 20, ilVanCard2.1, whole genome shotgun sequence encodes:
- the LOC124538494 gene encoding ribosome-releasing factor 2, mitochondrial, which codes for MKSFSVVNYYRKFLRNAQIRRYCSAEERKEKNNSSKIRNIGILAHIDAGKTTTTERMLFYSGTIRSMGEVHHGNTVTDYMEQERQRGITITCAAVSFPWQGYQINLIDTPGHIDFTMEVEQSLAVLDGAVVVLDGSAGVEAQTLTVWRQADTYRVPRVLYLNKLDRSDADVAACARSVQDKLQVTPLVLHSPVQYEGKLIGLIDLITLEEVIWTHGRGQNLTRRKLTEKSDGKVWETSLNEHRKVVDTLSSLDDQLAEIIIQQESLDNINSIEIAQAVRRCTIDMKAFPILCGSSYKNIGVQTLMDGIVSYLPSPFEGNRIYKSFDKDLSARVFKVQHDDQRGVLTFLRLYSGEINKGQKIYNLARDKSEQTGLLYVALADEYQPVEKVTGGNIAVVSALKATMSGDLITSTQAAANRAKDRLSTMLKDPVVKEELMMPSARLRLQAMDTEPTTMEIAEELLGIGATVPEAVFLCSVEPPSAALQPALEAALAELAREDPSLRVVVDDDQGQIVLAGMGELHLEIIKERIIREYKIDVELGPPQISYKESLVGTAQHTLVVDRKIGNARQQVKVTMSAKHLKGVTPDKVLKLDRTAESAAQLAQVWPRQQQAVRRGLAAALLRGPRLACPLVDVQVTLHWLEVSRGSADAAVTAAVAQCLRKVFSEAETVLLEPVMFLELVVPDSHSARLLADLARRRAEVQHIHLRHGNKVIQCLAPLSELLGYSTTVRSLSSGLATFTMEFHSNRQMSPRDEEKAIRNVTGF